A stretch of Pseudomonas sp. CCC3.1 DNA encodes these proteins:
- the nudC gene encoding NAD(+) diphosphatase, whose protein sequence is MTSRWTTAVLDTDLAGGLAVVRGSEGFLVDDNGPLFAREWLKRQELSVLAEHGIGHLDGEPVYLLELEGTAQVEGCHWQGLRAFMLQGDHTLYKVLGYAAQIGTWAREHRFCGSCGRAMTQVPRERAMYCAPCDLRSYPRISPSMIVLITRGDEVLLARSPRFVPGVYSTLAGFAEPGESAEDCLIREVHEEVQVAVKNIQYVGSQCWPFPHSMMLGFHAEYAGGEIVPQADEIEDAQWFSIHNLPPLPASRSIARYLIDLYVARRLGHAEPVLPG, encoded by the coding sequence ATGACTTCGCGTTGGACGACGGCAGTACTGGATACCGATCTTGCTGGTGGCTTGGCAGTGGTTCGCGGCTCGGAGGGGTTTTTAGTCGATGACAATGGCCCGCTGTTTGCTCGTGAATGGCTAAAGCGTCAGGAATTGTCGGTACTCGCCGAGCACGGCATTGGTCATCTGGACGGCGAGCCGGTGTACCTGCTGGAGTTGGAGGGCACTGCTCAGGTTGAGGGTTGTCATTGGCAGGGGTTGCGGGCGTTCATGCTGCAAGGCGATCACACCTTGTACAAGGTGCTGGGCTACGCTGCGCAAATTGGCACATGGGCACGCGAGCATCGTTTCTGTGGCAGTTGCGGGCGGGCAATGACGCAGGTGCCGAGGGAGCGCGCGATGTACTGCGCGCCCTGCGACTTGCGCAGTTATCCGCGTATTTCACCGAGCATGATTGTGTTGATTACCCGAGGCGACGAAGTCTTGCTGGCACGCTCGCCACGTTTTGTGCCTGGTGTTTACAGCACGCTGGCGGGCTTCGCAGAGCCAGGTGAGTCGGCCGAAGACTGCCTGATTCGTGAAGTGCACGAAGAAGTGCAAGTGGCAGTCAAAAATATTCAGTACGTCGGCAGCCAATGCTGGCCGTTCCCGCACTCCATGATGCTGGGCTTTCATGCGGAATATGCGGGGGGCGAGATCGTGCCTCAGGCCGATGAGATTGAAGATGCGCAGTGGTTCAGCATTCATAACCTGCCGCCGTTGCCAGCATCGCGCTCGATTGCGCGCTATCTCATCGACCTGTACGTGGCGCGGCGCTTAGGCCATGCCGAACCAGTGTTGCCAGGCTAG
- a CDS encoding TSUP family transporter, producing the protein MPFELSVDLTTLAILAAVAFVAGFIDAIAGGGGLLTTPALLTAGLPPHLVLGTNKLSSTFGAATASFTFYRRKLFHPREWKLAIFGTLAGGLIGAVTAHYMPAEWLNKMLPVIVFGCGLYLLFGGTPKTPIDNNAPIKKKWQLPQGVGLGFYDGVAGPGTGAFWTVSSMLLYPIDLVKASGVARSMNFVSNIAALSVFIFSGHVDWIIGLTMGFAVMIGAFFGARSAISGGAKFIRPVFITVVLGLTVRLAWQHWFGMA; encoded by the coding sequence ATGCCTTTTGAACTCAGCGTAGATTTGACCACTCTAGCCATTCTGGCCGCCGTTGCATTTGTCGCCGGTTTTATCGATGCCATTGCCGGCGGTGGCGGTTTGCTTACCACCCCTGCCCTGCTGACCGCTGGCTTGCCACCGCACCTGGTACTGGGCACCAACAAACTCAGCTCAACCTTTGGCGCAGCCACCGCCAGCTTCACCTTCTACAGGCGCAAGCTGTTTCATCCCCGGGAATGGAAACTGGCCATTTTTGGCACCTTGGCAGGCGGGCTGATCGGTGCCGTTACTGCGCACTACATGCCCGCTGAATGGCTCAACAAAATGTTGCCCGTGATCGTTTTCGGGTGCGGCTTGTACTTGCTGTTTGGTGGCACCCCGAAAACCCCGATCGACAATAACGCGCCCATCAAGAAGAAATGGCAGTTGCCACAAGGTGTTGGCCTGGGCTTCTATGATGGTGTCGCAGGCCCCGGAACCGGTGCGTTCTGGACCGTGAGCAGCATGCTGCTTTACCCCATCGACCTGGTGAAGGCCAGTGGCGTGGCCCGCAGCATGAACTTCGTCAGCAACATCGCGGCACTGTCCGTCTTTATCTTCTCGGGGCACGTGGACTGGATCATCGGCTTGACCATGGGTTTTGCGGTCATGATCGGCGCATTCTTTGGCGCCCGCAGCGCAATCAGCGGCGGGGCCAAATTCATTCGCCCGGTATTTATCACCGTGGTATTGGGGCTGACAGTACGCCTAGCCTGGCAACACTGGTTCGGCATGGCCTAA
- a CDS encoding sigma-54 dependent transcriptional regulator, with the protein MQLLTLPATPALATSIRATAQVFEDPVSKELLSHLQQIAPSDASVLIIGETGTGKELVARHIHQLSHRHQQPFVAVNCGAFAESLVEAELFGHEKGAFTGALAAKAGWFEEADGGTLFLDEIGDLPLPIQVKLLRVLQEQEVVRLGSRKSTPINVRVLAATNVNLEQAIEAGHFREDLYYRLNVVSLVLRPLRERPGDILPLARHFLHTYRQRLQHGPTALSACAEEVLKQHPWQGNIRELENVVHHSLLLCRNQTITVQDLRLSQSRIRRQDAPAHSHTPSQDSTQDLLQRAFRKLFEEEPGALHETVEDSLLRAAYEFCHHNQVHTAKLLGLSRNVTRTRLIKLGALSVNTRRAETETASPYLRQSI; encoded by the coding sequence TTGCAGCTTTTAACCTTACCGGCCACTCCGGCACTCGCGACCTCCATCAGGGCCACGGCCCAAGTGTTTGAAGATCCTGTGTCCAAGGAGTTGCTGTCACACCTGCAACAAATAGCGCCCAGTGACGCCAGCGTTTTAATCATTGGCGAAACGGGCACCGGCAAGGAGTTAGTTGCTCGACATATCCACCAACTCAGCCACCGTCATCAGCAACCTTTCGTGGCCGTTAACTGCGGAGCGTTTGCCGAGTCGCTGGTCGAAGCCGAATTGTTCGGTCATGAGAAAGGCGCCTTCACAGGTGCATTAGCAGCCAAGGCCGGCTGGTTTGAAGAGGCGGATGGCGGCACGCTGTTTCTGGATGAAATCGGCGATTTACCGCTGCCTATTCAAGTGAAACTGCTGCGCGTTCTGCAAGAACAAGAAGTCGTGAGGCTGGGCTCACGCAAAAGTACACCGATCAATGTTCGCGTATTGGCCGCGACCAACGTAAACCTTGAGCAAGCCATTGAGGCCGGGCACTTTCGAGAAGACCTGTATTACCGGCTGAATGTTGTCAGCCTTGTGCTACGTCCCTTGCGCGAGCGACCAGGAGACATCCTGCCGTTGGCCAGACACTTTCTTCACACCTATCGCCAACGCCTGCAACACGGGCCAACGGCACTGAGCGCCTGCGCAGAAGAAGTGCTCAAGCAACACCCATGGCAGGGAAACATCCGCGAACTGGAAAACGTCGTGCATCACAGCCTGCTGCTGTGCCGCAATCAGACCATCACCGTGCAAGACCTGCGCCTGTCGCAGTCACGCATCAGACGTCAGGACGCACCGGCGCACTCACACACCCCCTCGCAAGACAGCACTCAGGATTTGCTGCAACGTGCGTTTCGAAAACTTTTCGAAGAGGAGCCGGGTGCGCTGCATGAAACAGTCGAAGACAGCCTTTTAAGAGCGGCCTACGAGTTTTGCCATCACAACCAGGTACACACCGCCAAACTGCTTGGCCTGAGCCGAAATGTCACGCGTACACGCTTGATTAAACTCGGAGCGCTGTCAGTCAATACACGTCGAGCCGAAACAGAAACCGCCTCGCCCTATTTGCGACAATCGATTTAG
- a CDS encoding cysteine desulfurase family protein, which yields MNKRPLYFDYAATTPVDDRVIQVMVDCLGFEGNFGNPASGSHVFGQQARHSVELAREQVAQLINARAEQIIWTSGATESNNLALKGVAQVSRESRGHIITSQIEHKAVLDTAYFLQQSGFDVTYLAPDKDGLVSAEKVSAALRQDTLLVSLMLVNNELGTVNDIPGIGRVVREHGALFHVDAAQGAGKVAIDLAEWAVDLMSFSGHKIYGPKGIGALYVGPRAQDRLQAQIHGGGHESGLRSGTLATHQIAGMGAAFAIASQSFAQELAHIQGLRQRLLELLADVPGLQCNGCPTQRIPHTLSLTFTKGHFNSSALSAVLAYSATSACNSASKAPSHVLLAVGHDADKAGRTIRLSLGRFTREEDMDVAVSAIKAAVAAPAPFWAVAQS from the coding sequence ATGAACAAACGACCTCTTTATTTCGATTACGCCGCTACCACGCCTGTGGACGATCGCGTCATTCAGGTGATGGTCGATTGCCTGGGGTTTGAAGGTAATTTTGGTAACCCGGCTTCTGGCTCTCATGTGTTTGGTCAGCAGGCCAGGCATTCGGTAGAGCTGGCGCGTGAGCAGGTTGCGCAGTTGATCAATGCCCGTGCGGAGCAAATTATCTGGACCTCGGGGGCTACCGAGTCCAATAACCTGGCGTTGAAAGGCGTTGCTCAAGTCAGTCGCGAATCACGTGGGCACATCATCACCAGTCAAATCGAGCACAAAGCGGTGCTGGATACCGCGTATTTTCTGCAGCAATCAGGCTTTGATGTGACGTATCTGGCTCCGGATAAGGACGGGCTTGTGAGTGCTGAAAAAGTCAGCGCTGCCCTGCGCCAGGACACGCTGCTGGTCTCGCTGATGCTGGTCAACAATGAGCTGGGGACGGTGAATGACATCCCAGGGATTGGCCGCGTGGTGCGCGAGCACGGCGCATTGTTTCATGTGGATGCGGCACAGGGTGCGGGTAAGGTCGCCATCGATCTGGCGGAGTGGGCGGTAGACCTGATGTCATTCTCGGGGCACAAGATTTACGGGCCCAAAGGGATTGGTGCTTTGTATGTAGGACCGCGGGCACAGGATCGTTTGCAGGCGCAGATTCATGGTGGCGGACATGAGTCTGGTTTGCGTTCCGGTACTTTGGCGACTCACCAGATTGCAGGCATGGGTGCTGCTTTTGCCATTGCCAGTCAGTCATTTGCTCAGGAGTTGGCGCACATTCAGGGGCTGCGCCAGCGTTTGCTTGAGCTGTTGGCTGATGTACCGGGGTTGCAGTGCAATGGTTGTCCGACACAACGAATTCCTCATACCTTGAGCCTGACGTTCACCAAGGGGCATTTCAACAGTTCGGCGTTGAGCGCGGTTCTTGCATACTCGGCCACTTCTGCGTGCAATTCTGCGAGCAAGGCGCCGTCGCATGTGTTGCTGGCAGTAGGGCATGATGCCGACAAGGCGGGTCGAACCATCCGCCTGAGTCTTGGGCGTTTTACCCGCGAGGAGGATATGGATGTTGCGGTAAGTGCTATCAAGGCCGCAGTCGCCGCGCCTGCACCTTTTTGGGCAGTTGCCCAGTCTTGA
- a CDS encoding aminopeptidase P family protein: MSSQSLNQESVVQRLERTRALMEQNGIYALLVPSADPHLSEYLPAYWQGRQWLSGFHGSVGTLIVTPAFAGLWADSRYWEQAGKELAGSTIELVKLQPGQPGPLEWLAEQAPAGATVSVDGAVFALASARTLESKLKERGAILRTDIDVLNLVWAGRPALPTQSVYEHLPPQATVSRAEKLAKLRETLKQRNADAHFIATLDDIAWLFNLRGSDVSFNPVFVSFALIESAQATLFVDVNKVSAELQAALLRDGVKLRQYAEINPALAALPVSTRLLVDPARVTCGLLNHVSPEVKLVEGLNPTTLAKSQKSLDDAFHIRQAMEQDGAALCEFFAWLETALGRERVTELTIDEQLTAARARRPGFVSLSFNTIAAFNANGAMPHYHATEQEHAVIEGDGLLLIDSGGQYLGGTTDITRMVPVGTLTNEQKRDCTRVLKGVIALSRAQFPKGILSPLLDSIARAPIWAESVDYGHGTGHGVGYFLNVHEGPQVIAYQAAVAPHTAMQPGMITSIEPGTYRPGRWGVRIENLVLNREAGASEFGAFLKFETLTLCPIDTRCLEPSLLTCEELEWFDAYHAQVRERLSPLLEGVALEWLQTRTAPLSTVA; encoded by the coding sequence ATGAGTAGTCAGTCGTTGAATCAGGAATCGGTGGTGCAGCGTTTGGAGCGTACACGCGCATTGATGGAACAGAACGGTATCTATGCGTTGTTGGTTCCATCGGCCGATCCCCACCTCTCAGAATACTTGCCTGCTTATTGGCAGGGGCGGCAATGGCTGTCGGGTTTCCACGGTTCAGTGGGTACGTTGATCGTCACGCCTGCCTTCGCAGGTTTATGGGCTGATAGCCGCTACTGGGAGCAGGCCGGCAAAGAACTCGCCGGTAGCACGATTGAGTTGGTCAAGTTGCAACCCGGTCAGCCAGGCCCTCTGGAGTGGCTGGCTGAGCAGGCACCTGCAGGAGCAACTGTTTCGGTTGATGGCGCTGTCTTTGCGCTGGCTTCTGCCCGTACCCTGGAGAGCAAGCTTAAAGAGCGTGGCGCCATTTTGCGCACTGATATCGACGTGTTGAATCTGGTGTGGGCAGGTCGTCCCGCGCTTCCAACCCAGTCGGTGTATGAGCATTTACCACCGCAGGCGACAGTGAGCCGCGCGGAAAAACTGGCAAAGTTGCGCGAAACGCTCAAGCAACGCAACGCCGATGCGCATTTCATTGCGACCCTGGATGACATTGCCTGGTTGTTTAACCTGCGCGGCTCCGATGTCTCTTTTAACCCGGTTTTTGTTTCGTTTGCCTTGATTGAGTCTGCGCAGGCCACTTTGTTTGTTGACGTGAACAAAGTCAGTGCTGAGTTGCAAGCGGCGCTCCTGCGTGATGGCGTCAAGTTGCGTCAGTACGCTGAGATCAATCCTGCATTGGCGGCGTTGCCTGTAAGCACTCGGCTTCTGGTTGATCCGGCACGGGTCACGTGTGGCTTGCTCAACCACGTGAGCCCTGAAGTGAAGCTTGTTGAAGGCTTGAACCCAACAACGTTGGCCAAGTCGCAAAAGAGTCTTGATGACGCTTTCCATATCCGGCAGGCCATGGAGCAAGACGGCGCGGCTCTCTGCGAGTTTTTTGCTTGGTTGGAAACAGCCTTGGGTCGTGAGCGCGTCACGGAGTTGACCATCGACGAACAGTTGACTGCGGCTCGTGCTCGTCGCCCAGGCTTCGTATCGCTGAGTTTCAATACCATCGCGGCTTTTAATGCCAATGGTGCGATGCCGCATTACCACGCAACCGAGCAAGAGCATGCTGTGATCGAGGGAGATGGCTTGCTGCTCATCGACTCCGGTGGTCAGTACCTGGGTGGTACGACTGACATCACGCGCATGGTTCCGGTAGGCACTCTTACAAACGAGCAAAAGCGTGACTGCACCCGTGTGCTGAAAGGTGTGATTGCGTTGTCCAGGGCTCAGTTTCCCAAGGGGATTTTGTCACCTTTGCTGGACTCAATTGCTCGCGCGCCAATTTGGGCTGAGAGCGTAGATTATGGGCACGGGACAGGACACGGAGTGGGGTATTTCCTGAATGTGCACGAAGGGCCGCAGGTTATTGCCTATCAGGCTGCGGTAGCACCTCATACCGCGATGCAGCCAGGGATGATTACTTCAATCGAGCCTGGAACATACCGGCCGGGCCGCTGGGGTGTGCGAATTGAGAACTTGGTGTTGAATCGTGAAGCAGGCGCTTCGGAGTTTGGAGCGTTTCTGAAGTTTGAAACCCTGACGTTGTGCCCGATTGATACGCGCTGCCTGGAACCGTCATTGCTTACGTGCGAAGAACTGGAATGGTTTGATGCTTATCACGCGCAGGTTCGTGAGCGTTTGAGCCCGCTGCTTGAGGGTGTGGCTCTGGAGTGGTTGCAAACCCGAACAGCGCCGCTGTCAACCGTGGCCTGA
- the rhtA gene encoding threonine/homoserine exporter RhtA: MTKLPHSIASTLLPVGLLLIAMASIQSGASLAKSMFPIVGAQGTTALRLIFASIIMLLILRPWRAKLTAKSLKTVIVYGIALGGMNFLFYMSLRSVPLGVAVALEFTGPLAVAIYSSRRAIDFAWIALAITGLLLLIPVGESAQGIDLIGASYALGAGVCWALYILFGQKAGADNGVQTAALGVMIAALFIAPIGIVHAGSALLTPSLIPIAIGVAILSTALPYTLEMIALTRMPTRTFGTLMSIEPAFGALSGLLFLHEVLSFTQWMAILCIIMASVGATMTMRGHSKPTLTDN; the protein is encoded by the coding sequence ATGACAAAGCTCCCTCATAGCATCGCATCGACGCTATTACCTGTTGGCTTACTACTTATCGCCATGGCCTCAATCCAGTCAGGCGCATCGCTCGCAAAAAGCATGTTCCCCATTGTCGGCGCTCAAGGCACTACAGCCCTGCGCTTGATATTTGCCAGCATCATAATGCTGCTGATACTGCGCCCCTGGAGAGCCAAGCTCACAGCCAAATCCCTGAAGACCGTTATTGTCTACGGGATAGCATTAGGCGGCATGAACTTCCTCTTCTATATGTCACTGCGTAGCGTCCCACTAGGGGTTGCTGTAGCGCTGGAATTCACAGGCCCCTTGGCAGTCGCCATTTATTCATCACGCAGGGCAATCGACTTTGCCTGGATAGCGCTGGCAATCACAGGACTCTTACTACTAATACCTGTCGGAGAAAGCGCCCAAGGGATCGACCTTATTGGCGCAAGTTACGCATTAGGCGCAGGTGTGTGCTGGGCGCTGTACATTCTCTTTGGACAAAAAGCCGGAGCAGACAATGGCGTTCAAACCGCAGCCCTGGGCGTGATGATTGCGGCACTTTTTATCGCCCCTATCGGCATCGTCCACGCAGGCAGCGCTTTATTGACGCCCAGCCTGATTCCAATTGCCATTGGCGTCGCCATATTGTCGACCGCCCTGCCCTACACACTAGAAATGATTGCACTGACGCGCATGCCTACCCGCACATTTGGCACACTCATGAGTATTGAGCCCGCTTTTGGAGCACTTTCGGGGCTGCTGTTTTTGCATGAGGTTCTATCTTTCACACAATGGATGGCTATTCTCTGCATTATCATGGCTTCCGTCGGCGCAACCATGACTATGCGAGGCCACTCAAAGCCCACGCTTACTGACAATTAG
- a CDS encoding plasmid pRiA4b ORF-3 family protein: MVKPVRLPKPAPDLLLLHIELKWIEPAIWRRVVVPETITLGRLHSVIQIAMGWEGGHLHEFEIAGENYGIPDPDGWGPPVNPEARKTLIRALQGRKTFHYLYDFGDSWDHRIKVEKTLPAGASTQVPYCVDGANACPPEDVGGGPGYAEFLEAMADPKHSEHESMMEWYGHDFDPTVFEWERINQWLKGVKV, from the coding sequence ATGGTCAAACCTGTTCGCTTACCCAAACCCGCGCCCGACTTGTTATTACTGCACATTGAGTTGAAATGGATTGAGCCCGCCATTTGGCGTCGCGTAGTGGTGCCCGAAACGATCACCTTGGGCAGGCTGCACTCGGTGATCCAGATTGCAATGGGCTGGGAAGGCGGGCATCTGCATGAGTTTGAAATTGCCGGTGAGAATTACGGCATTCCCGACCCCGATGGCTGGGGCCCGCCCGTTAATCCAGAGGCCCGCAAGACCCTGATCAGAGCATTGCAAGGGAGAAAGACGTTTCATTACCTGTACGACTTTGGCGACAGCTGGGATCATCGAATCAAAGTTGAAAAAACACTACCCGCCGGGGCCAGCACTCAAGTGCCGTATTGCGTCGACGGAGCCAATGCGTGCCCACCGGAAGATGTCGGTGGTGGCCCGGGCTATGCCGAGTTTCTTGAAGCGATGGCAGACCCCAAACACTCGGAGCACGAGTCCATGATGGAGTGGTATGGCCATGATTTCGACCCAACTGTTTTTGAATGGGAACGCATTAATCAGTGGCTGAAGGGCGTGAAGGTCTGA
- the tnpC gene encoding IS66 family transposase, with translation MTDATDTLPNNLQALKALIATQRAEIERLKMMIAKLRRTQFGRSSEQLDAMTDQLQLGLEELHISQAELTPPIEPAPRAVSRRKPLPEHLPREIHVHQPESQCSGCGGTLRYLGEDVAQMLEYVPARFKVIRHIRPKLVCGCCEHIAQAPAPSRPIARGLAGPGLLAHVLVSKFVDHLPLYRQSEIYAREGVDLERSTLTDWVGQSSQLLRPLINALERHVMSGHKVHADDTPIGVLAPGNGKTKTARLWTYVRDDRPAGYTTPSAVWFAYSPDRKGKHPRAHLKAFNGIWQADGYAGFAQLYATGTIQEAACWAHARRKFYDVYKDLASPLAAEALQRIAALYAIEGEIRGQPPDLRRTVRQSRASPLLEQLETWLNQTLAHVLKKSALGGAILYALNRWKALTRYCDDGRIEIDNNAAERALRAVALGRKNYLFVGSNAGGERAAAIYSLVGSAKLNGLNPHAYLTYVLERIADHPINRVDELLPWNIFPTQTEHSEAA, from the coding sequence ATGACTGACGCGACCGATACTTTGCCCAATAATCTTCAGGCCTTGAAGGCTTTGATCGCAACCCAGCGCGCAGAGATTGAGCGCCTGAAGATGATGATCGCCAAGCTTCGGCGCACGCAGTTTGGTCGCAGTTCCGAACAACTGGACGCAATGACCGATCAGCTCCAGTTGGGTCTTGAGGAGCTGCATATCAGCCAGGCTGAGCTGACACCTCCAATTGAACCGGCACCTCGTGCAGTCTCTCGGCGCAAGCCATTGCCTGAGCACCTTCCTCGCGAAATCCATGTGCATCAACCTGAGTCGCAATGCAGCGGTTGCGGTGGGACGTTGCGTTATTTGGGTGAGGATGTAGCGCAAATGCTGGAGTACGTGCCGGCACGGTTCAAGGTGATTCGACACATACGGCCCAAATTGGTCTGTGGCTGCTGCGAGCATATCGCTCAGGCTCCCGCGCCGAGTCGGCCTATTGCTCGCGGCCTTGCCGGGCCGGGGTTATTGGCCCATGTGCTGGTGTCGAAATTTGTCGATCATTTGCCGTTATACCGCCAGTCCGAGATCTACGCCCGTGAGGGCGTAGATCTGGAGCGCTCGACGCTCACCGACTGGGTGGGCCAGAGCAGCCAGTTGCTTCGTCCATTAATCAATGCTCTTGAACGTCACGTGATGAGCGGCCATAAAGTTCATGCTGACGACACGCCAATTGGCGTGCTTGCACCGGGCAACGGTAAAACCAAAACGGCTCGTTTGTGGACATACGTGCGTGACGACCGACCTGCCGGTTACACAACACCTTCAGCTGTTTGGTTCGCCTATTCGCCGGATCGCAAGGGCAAACACCCGCGCGCTCACCTCAAGGCGTTCAACGGCATTTGGCAGGCTGACGGCTACGCCGGTTTTGCCCAGTTGTATGCGACGGGCACGATTCAGGAAGCTGCTTGCTGGGCCCATGCCCGTCGTAAGTTTTACGACGTCTACAAAGACCTTGCCTCACCACTGGCCGCCGAAGCGTTGCAACGAATTGCCGCCTTATATGCCATCGAAGGTGAGATTCGCGGGCAACCACCCGACCTGAGAAGAACCGTTCGGCAAAGTCGGGCAAGCCCATTGCTGGAGCAATTAGAGACCTGGCTTAACCAGACGCTCGCTCACGTGTTGAAAAAATCGGCATTGGGCGGTGCAATCCTCTATGCCCTCAACCGGTGGAAGGCGCTGACGCGCTACTGCGATGACGGCCGCATCGAAATCGACAACAATGCTGCAGAGCGCGCGCTGCGCGCCGTCGCTTTGGGTCGCAAAAATTATCTTTTTGTCGGTTCAAATGCCGGTGGAGAGCGAGCTGCTGCGATTTATAGCTTGGTGGGCTCGGCGAAACTCAACGGTCTGAACCCTCACGCTTATTTGACATATGTCCTGGAACGCATCGCTGACCACCCGATCAATCGCGTCGACGAACTGCTGCCCTGGAATATTTTCCCCACCCAGACGGAACACAGTGAGGCTGCTTGA
- the tnpB gene encoding IS66 family insertion sequence element accessory protein TnpB (TnpB, as the term is used for proteins encoded by IS66 family insertion elements, is considered an accessory protein, since TnpC, encoded by a neighboring gene, is a DDE family transposase.), with product MIAPPAGTRIWIAAGVTDMRRGFDPLAALVQTQLEADPFSGQIFAFRGRRGDRIKLLWWDGDGLCLFCKRLEQGRFVWPQATSGSVSLTTAQL from the coding sequence ATGATTGCCCCACCTGCGGGCACTCGTATCTGGATCGCCGCCGGGGTGACGGATATGCGCCGTGGCTTTGATCCGCTGGCCGCCCTTGTGCAAACTCAGCTGGAAGCAGATCCGTTCAGCGGCCAGATTTTCGCTTTCCGTGGACGCCGTGGTGATCGAATTAAGCTGTTGTGGTGGGACGGCGATGGGTTGTGTTTATTCTGTAAACGTTTGGAGCAAGGCCGCTTTGTCTGGCCGCAGGCAACCAGTGGCAGTGTGTCGCTCACGACTGCGCAGTTGTAG
- the tnpA gene encoding IS66-like element accessory protein TnpA produces MDTTLATSLYPRRPGRRPNFPAEFKRQVVEATLQPGASVSIIAREHDVNANLVFRWRQQYQDGMFGPVSHAAKLLPVQVIETPAEIPAAVFPQIDSVAEIVIEVAKAKLRIIGAPDPQTVQIILQQLLR; encoded by the coding sequence GTGGACACTACATTGGCTACATCTCTCTATCCGCGTCGTCCCGGTCGGCGCCCGAACTTCCCGGCGGAGTTCAAACGTCAGGTCGTCGAAGCAACGCTTCAGCCCGGCGCATCCGTGTCGATCATTGCCCGTGAACATGACGTCAATGCCAACCTGGTGTTTCGATGGCGGCAACAATATCAAGACGGGATGTTTGGCCCGGTAAGTCACGCAGCAAAGCTGTTACCTGTTCAAGTGATCGAGACGCCCGCCGAAATCCCAGCTGCCGTTTTCCCGCAAATCGATTCAGTTGCCGAGATCGTTATTGAGGTAGCAAAAGCCAAGCTACGGATCATTGGCGCTCCCGACCCACAGACAGTGCAAATCATCTTGCAGCAGTTGCTGCGATGA
- the queD gene encoding 6-carboxytetrahydropterin synthase QueD, which produces MEIFKEFTFESAHRLPYVPEGHKCGRLHGHSFKVAIHLSGDIDPATGWIRDFSEIKAIFKPLYEQLDHNYLNDIPGLENPTSEVLAKWIWQQLKPLLPELSAIRIHETCTSGCIYYGD; this is translated from the coding sequence GTGGAAATTTTTAAAGAGTTTACCTTCGAATCAGCGCATCGTTTGCCTTACGTTCCAGAAGGCCACAAGTGCGGCCGTTTACACGGGCATTCGTTCAAGGTTGCGATTCATTTGAGTGGTGACATTGACCCTGCAACAGGCTGGATCCGCGACTTCTCGGAAATCAAAGCCATTTTCAAGCCGCTCTATGAACAGCTCGATCATAACTATTTGAACGATATTCCTGGCTTGGAAAACCCGACCAGCGAAGTGCTGGCCAAGTGGATCTGGCAGCAATTGAAACCTCTGCTTCCAGAGCTGTCCGCGATCCGAATTCATGAAACGTGCACGAGCGGCTGTATTTATTACGGCGACTAA
- a CDS encoding PepSY domain-containing protein, whose amino-acid sequence MAISRDLGQDEALRLREQGIILPLEHVLRKAIERYPDSKLLEVELEEDDDIHVYEVELLTSSGVVRELKLNAADGQLLEDEVDD is encoded by the coding sequence GTGGCCATCTCGCGGGACTTGGGGCAGGACGAAGCGTTACGTTTGCGTGAGCAAGGCATAATCCTGCCCTTGGAACACGTGCTTCGAAAGGCTATTGAGCGTTACCCGGATTCAAAGCTGCTGGAAGTTGAGCTGGAGGAAGATGACGATATTCATGTGTATGAAGTTGAGTTACTGACGTCCAGCGGTGTTGTTCGGGAGCTCAAGCTGAATGCCGCAGATGGCCAATTGCTTGAAGATGAGGTTGATGATTAA